The following are encoded together in the Arcticibacterium luteifluviistationis genome:
- a CDS encoding alkaline phosphatase has translation MNKLLVFLFLITGLSYGQNFQVHSHNDYAQDVPFWKAFSAGCASIESDLILQNGKLMVAHNVPDIKAVNTFENLYLKPLQVIMNSEQYEAFDLQILIDFKTAAEPTLKVLMAQLEKYPELINGKNAAKKVSFVISGKRPEAEQYENYPSYINFDHQTVDTWPTNMDKVALVSLPFYKYTPWNGKGRLTSGDEAKLKTVIDQIHAKGKKVRFWATPDSKTAWYTLSKLGIDFINTDEPFACNAYLATLSERLVPRVEKDEATFKMPAAKFQQAAVILMVGDGTGLAQISAGILSQKTPLNLARIKSIGLIKTEAADDFTTDSAAGGTALATGKKTNNRYIGLDAEGKELLTIFDAAEAANYSTGIVTTDGIAGATPSAFYAHAADRDSSKKIGDYLLKSQMDIFIAGGGKAFKNTKWENRKIVSSISEIGTTSDAKVGFFAADGGLPYITEGRGNYLPKATMEALNFLEKKNKPFTLLIENGHIDGSGHANKAKALAAEVRDFDKAIGLVMQYVDSHPETLLIITADHETGGVTLPHGTKDEMEVQFHSDDHTGILVPLFAYGKGAEKLQGIYDNTEVYQRMVEFINAHK, from the coding sequence ATGAACAAATTATTAGTATTCCTTTTTCTTATAACGGGCCTTTCTTATGGGCAAAATTTTCAAGTGCATTCGCACAATGATTATGCACAAGATGTTCCTTTTTGGAAAGCTTTTTCTGCAGGATGTGCCTCAATAGAATCTGACTTGATTTTGCAAAATGGCAAACTGATGGTAGCTCATAATGTGCCAGACATAAAAGCGGTCAATACTTTTGAAAATCTATATTTAAAGCCGCTCCAGGTGATTATGAACTCCGAGCAGTATGAGGCTTTCGATTTACAAATATTGATAGACTTTAAAACGGCGGCAGAGCCCACCTTGAAGGTTTTGATGGCTCAGTTGGAAAAATACCCTGAGCTTATAAATGGCAAGAATGCCGCAAAGAAAGTGTCGTTTGTGATTTCAGGTAAGAGACCTGAAGCAGAACAATACGAGAATTACCCAAGTTATATCAATTTCGATCATCAAACTGTAGATACTTGGCCAACAAACATGGACAAGGTGGCTTTAGTCAGTTTACCTTTCTATAAATATACGCCTTGGAATGGAAAAGGAAGGTTGACAAGTGGTGATGAAGCCAAGCTTAAAACGGTTATTGACCAGATTCACGCTAAAGGTAAAAAAGTTAGGTTTTGGGCTACGCCCGATTCTAAAACAGCTTGGTATACGCTTTCAAAACTAGGTATAGACTTTATAAACACAGATGAGCCATTTGCATGCAATGCTTATTTGGCAACTCTTTCGGAACGTTTGGTGCCTAGGGTAGAGAAAGATGAGGCAACTTTTAAAATGCCTGCCGCTAAATTTCAGCAAGCTGCCGTGATATTGATGGTAGGGGATGGAACAGGGCTAGCACAGATTTCTGCAGGAATTTTGAGTCAAAAAACTCCTTTAAACTTAGCAAGAATAAAGAGCATCGGGCTTATTAAAACAGAAGCAGCCGACGACTTTACTACAGACTCTGCCGCAGGAGGAACAGCCTTAGCCACAGGAAAGAAAACAAACAATAGGTACATTGGACTAGATGCAGAAGGCAAAGAATTGCTAACCATTTTTGATGCAGCGGAAGCGGCAAATTATAGTACAGGAATAGTGACTACAGATGGTATTGCAGGTGCTACACCATCGGCTTTTTATGCTCACGCGGCAGATAGAGATAGCTCGAAGAAGATAGGAGACTATTTATTGAAAAGTCAAATGGATATTTTTATAGCTGGCGGTGGCAAAGCTTTTAAAAATACTAAGTGGGAAAATAGAAAGATAGTAAGCAGCATATCAGAAATAGGAACTACTTCAGATGCGAAGGTTGGTTTTTTTGCAGCTGATGGTGGTTTACCTTATATCACAGAAGGAAGGGGAAATTACCTGCCAAAAGCAACAATGGAAGCTTTGAACTTTTTGGAGAAAAAGAATAAGCCATTTACGTTATTAATAGAAAATGGACATATAGATGGTTCGGGTCATGCTAACAAGGCCAAAGCTTTGGCAGCTGAGGTTAGAGATTTTGATAAAGCAATTGGTTTAGTGATGCAGTATGTAGACAGTCATCCGGAGACTTTATTAATCATTACGGCTGACCATGAAACAGGTGGTGTAACTTTACCTCATGGCACTAAAGATGAGATGGAAGTGCAGTTTCATTCAGATGACCATACAGGAATCTTGGTTCCTCTTTTTGCCTATGGAAAGGGAGCTGAAAAGCTACAAGGTATTTATGACAACACGGAAGTTTATCAGAGAATGGTAGAGTTTATAAACGCTCATAAATAG
- a CDS encoding alkaline phosphatase: MKILKILTLLLASGSLFAQEKPKNVILLVGDGMGLSQISTAFYYKDGPSNFEQFKNIGFIKTSSTSSKVTDSAAGATAFASGKKTYNGAIGVDADTLSIPTIVEELDAINFKTGLISLSTITHATPACFYAHVKSRNMHEEIAEQLAHSQVDFFAGAGLQYFTQRSDKKNLFKEMKLKGYQMDSIGLATSIEPGKKYGFISEKEALPAKHISRGDFHPKATQLALDYLSQSKDGFFLMSEGSFIDWAGHQNNAEMLVAEQLDFDEVLGVVLDFAKKDKNTLVVVTADHETGGVALTKGKTSDELSLKFNTKSHTAALIPIFAYGPGSETFQGIYENNEVYHKIKQLLAL, from the coding sequence ATGAAAATCTTAAAAATACTCACGCTTCTACTCGCTAGCGGCAGCCTATTTGCTCAAGAAAAACCAAAAAATGTAATTTTACTGGTAGGTGACGGCATGGGTTTAAGCCAAATTTCAACAGCCTTTTATTATAAAGACGGCCCCTCAAACTTTGAGCAATTCAAAAACATCGGTTTTATCAAAACTTCCTCCACGAGCAGTAAAGTAACTGATTCGGCAGCAGGAGCTACAGCTTTTGCCAGCGGTAAAAAAACGTATAACGGAGCCATTGGCGTAGATGCAGACACGCTGTCCATACCAACTATAGTAGAAGAACTAGACGCAATAAATTTTAAAACCGGATTAATAAGCCTAAGCACCATTACCCACGCCACGCCAGCTTGCTTTTATGCTCATGTAAAAAGCCGAAACATGCACGAGGAAATAGCCGAACAACTAGCCCATTCTCAGGTTGATTTCTTTGCAGGTGCTGGTCTCCAATATTTCACCCAGCGTTCTGATAAGAAAAACCTTTTTAAGGAAATGAAATTAAAGGGATATCAAATGGACTCCATCGGTTTGGCTACTAGCATAGAGCCTGGTAAAAAGTATGGTTTCATTTCAGAGAAAGAAGCACTTCCTGCAAAACATATTAGCCGCGGTGATTTTCACCCAAAAGCCACCCAACTGGCTTTAGATTATCTTAGCCAATCAAAAGATGGATTCTTTTTAATGTCTGAAGGTTCGTTTATAGACTGGGCAGGACATCAAAACAATGCTGAAATGCTAGTGGCTGAGCAACTAGATTTTGACGAAGTTTTAGGCGTAGTTTTAGACTTTGCTAAAAAAGATAAAAACACTTTAGTGGTGGTAACTGCCGACCATGAAACTGGCGGAGTGGCTCTTACTAAGGGCAAAACATCTGACGAACTGAGCCTAAAGTTTAACACTAAAAGTCATACAGCAGCACTAATTCCGATTTTTGCCTATGGCCCAGGCTCTGAAACGTTCCAAGGAATTTATGAAAACAATGAAGTTTACCATAAAATAAAGCAGCTTCTAGCACTTTAA
- a CDS encoding NosD domain-containing protein, which produces MNLYRFKKNALVALLLSFMCMNVFGQQIEKQKPSTLKVSDERFATVKALTNHGTFSYHLDNTGDLEVSGALQTIFNELSALKDVSATITFSPGVYFLDAPVVVKMASIKLIGHGHGGIDIHGANLESGTIFRFGKNTGPNCITFDYAGRSQAFPSGESPWDNQNLKVELENLSFVGYNNTGVNTADGYSRFRGDEPNFRGLHWYPAKDRYQDIEKEGQRAIVLPKPTNDKGYAKCELLRVTGCYFTELYVAIEIADCDVSYINKNWFGQLTYGVRLHGNGQGMMVSDNLFADMETALVLAKPIFSTFHNNTFAYLSKCFEIDNIVNSTITGNAIYNWKISTGAAAYGSFCYAKNSTNLNISGNSITQFMDSRKRTRTTDTEPNGQSFIQFDNAKRLMFSNNIIHTLISQTVLRLHNSSDCVITDNIITYGESGNAVAETGACSNNFYRPIDPKDSAPFDKYKY; this is translated from the coding sequence ATGAATTTATACAGATTTAAAAAAAACGCTTTGGTAGCTCTACTACTTTCATTCATGTGTATGAATGTTTTTGGGCAGCAAATTGAAAAGCAAAAACCTTCCACATTAAAAGTAAGCGATGAAAGATTTGCAACCGTGAAAGCCTTAACCAATCACGGGACGTTTAGCTATCATCTTGATAACACAGGTGACCTTGAAGTATCAGGTGCTTTACAAACTATTTTTAATGAACTGAGTGCCTTAAAAGATGTCTCTGCCACCATTACATTTTCACCTGGCGTATATTTTTTAGACGCCCCAGTTGTAGTTAAGATGGCCAGCATTAAATTGATTGGACATGGGCATGGAGGTATTGACATTCATGGTGCAAACCTTGAAAGCGGCACCATTTTCCGTTTCGGTAAAAACACTGGCCCCAATTGTATAACATTTGACTATGCTGGCCGAAGTCAGGCTTTTCCTTCTGGTGAATCACCATGGGATAATCAAAACCTAAAGGTAGAATTAGAAAATCTGTCTTTTGTAGGTTACAACAACACTGGAGTGAATACCGCAGACGGCTATAGCCGCTTTAGAGGTGACGAGCCTAACTTTAGAGGATTACATTGGTATCCGGCGAAAGACAGATATCAAGACATTGAGAAGGAAGGTCAGCGAGCTATAGTTTTACCAAAACCAACGAATGACAAAGGCTACGCAAAATGTGAATTATTAAGAGTGACCGGATGCTATTTTACAGAATTATATGTAGCTATAGAAATTGCCGATTGTGATGTTAGTTATATCAACAAAAACTGGTTTGGACAGTTGACCTATGGCGTACGCCTGCATGGCAATGGACAAGGCATGATGGTTAGTGATAATTTATTTGCCGACATGGAAACCGCTTTGGTGCTAGCAAAACCTATCTTTTCAACCTTTCATAATAATACTTTTGCCTATTTGAGCAAATGCTTTGAAATTGACAATATCGTAAATTCAACAATTACTGGTAATGCCATTTATAACTGGAAAATATCAACAGGAGCTGCAGCTTATGGCTCTTTTTGCTACGCAAAAAACTCAACGAATCTGAATATATCTGGCAACTCCATTACGCAGTTTATGGATAGTAGAAAAAGAACACGCACCACAGATACCGAGCCAAATGGTCAATCTTTTATTCAGTTTGATAATGCCAAGCGGCTCATGTTCTCCAATAATATTATACATACACTTATTAGTCAAACGGTGCTTAGATTACATAATAGTAGTGACTGTGTCATAACAGACAATATTATTACCTATGGAGAAAGCGGTAACGCAGTGGCTGAAACAGGAGCGTGTAGTAATAATTTTTATCGCCCTATTGACCCCAAAGACTCAGCCCCTTTTGATAAGTATAAGTATTAG
- a CDS encoding type II toxin-antitoxin system RelE/ParE family toxin: MTLKVIWSEFAETQLDEIYAYYEKKAGSIIAKKLLKGIINEPNKLIQLPLIGQEEELLKEREIQYRYLVFKNYKVIYSVDRENGFIKIADVFDTRQNPPKIKRMK, from the coding sequence ATGACCTTGAAAGTTATATGGTCTGAATTTGCTGAAACTCAACTCGACGAAATTTATGCGTATTATGAAAAGAAAGCAGGCTCAATAATTGCTAAAAAACTTCTGAAAGGAATCATTAACGAACCGAATAAATTAATTCAATTACCCTTAATTGGACAAGAAGAGGAGCTACTTAAAGAAAGAGAAATTCAGTATCGCTATTTAGTGTTCAAAAACTATAAAGTAATTTATTCTGTAGATAGGGAGAATGGATTTATAAAAATAGCCGACGTTTTTGATACTCGACAAAATCCACCAAAAATCAAACGCATGAAATAA
- a CDS encoding ATP-dependent helicase, which yields MNNKYLEELNPPQKQAVIHPNGPLMIIAGAGSGKTRVLTYRIAWLIEQGVDPFNILSLTFTNKAAEEMKKRIEKIIGPNARNLWSGTFHSVFAKILRYEGKVLGYTSNFSIYDSDDSKSLVKTIVKEFGLDDKVYKPRPILNRISNAKNSLVSHEMYNESPIFREEDAGARMPEIGRIYRTYVLRCFQANAMDFDDLLYNTNVLFRDHLDILNKYQHKFKHVLVDEFQDTNVSQYLITRKLSAVHQNICVVGDDAQSIYAFRGANIQNILNFKKDYPELVTVKLEQNYRSTKNIVNAANSLIKKNTEQLDKNVFTDNDSGKKIEVLKAASDNEEGRIISNKIFDSKLTNGLKNEDFAILYRTNAQSRAFEEALRKMNIKYRIIGGLSFYQRKEIKDLLAYLRFTVNQQDEEAFKRIINLPKRGIGSTSVAKVMVSAAESGKSFWEVICHANEFMTGAVVPKLLGFGELIQSYTLELEKDQDAHSLATHIAKTTGILRELYADKTVEGLARYENIQELLNSVKQFVDDDENEDKSLTSFLQTVSLYSTADADDEDGDSDKVTMMTIHGSKGLEFSHVFVVGLEENLFPSQMMLNNRADLEEERRLFYVAITRAEQDLTLSYAESRYNWGRLTYCEPSRFLLEIDEEYLDMPKDTKPTAKHFGNDSDVLRSFRSNDSGGTGSSNSTGNKMPPTRPLSSNTSAASKREQVINKLKPVSRAVPQVEHKPSTNFVPSSPSELKAGIKVEHAKFGFGRITAMDMMGNSHKATVVFDTVGEKTLLLSFAKLRAVE from the coding sequence GTGAATAATAAATACCTAGAAGAACTTAATCCGCCTCAAAAGCAAGCCGTTATACATCCTAATGGTCCTCTGATGATAATAGCAGGTGCTGGCTCAGGAAAAACTCGTGTTTTGACTTACAGAATTGCCTGGCTGATAGAGCAAGGTGTAGATCCTTTTAATATTTTGTCTTTGACCTTTACTAATAAGGCCGCCGAAGAGATGAAAAAAAGGATTGAAAAAATCATTGGGCCAAATGCCAGAAACCTTTGGTCGGGTACGTTTCACTCTGTTTTTGCTAAAATTTTGAGGTACGAAGGAAAGGTATTGGGCTATACGTCTAACTTTTCTATTTATGATTCTGACGACTCCAAATCACTGGTAAAAACCATTGTAAAGGAGTTCGGTCTTGACGATAAGGTGTATAAGCCTAGGCCTATTTTGAATAGGATTTCGAATGCCAAAAACTCTTTGGTGTCACATGAAATGTATAATGAGAGCCCTATTTTTAGAGAGGAAGATGCAGGAGCTAGAATGCCCGAAATAGGGAGAATTTATAGAACATACGTATTGCGTTGTTTTCAGGCAAATGCCATGGATTTTGACGATTTGCTGTATAATACTAATGTGCTTTTTAGAGACCATTTAGATATACTAAACAAGTATCAGCATAAGTTTAAACATGTGCTGGTAGATGAGTTTCAAGATACTAACGTGTCGCAGTATTTGATTACCAGAAAGCTGTCTGCAGTGCATCAAAACATCTGCGTGGTGGGTGATGATGCTCAGAGTATTTATGCTTTCCGTGGTGCCAATATTCAGAATATCCTGAACTTTAAGAAGGATTATCCAGAGCTGGTTACGGTGAAGCTGGAACAGAATTACCGTTCTACCAAGAACATTGTGAATGCAGCCAACTCGCTAATTAAAAAGAATACCGAGCAGCTAGATAAAAATGTATTTACAGATAACGATTCCGGAAAGAAAATTGAGGTTTTAAAAGCCGCATCTGATAATGAGGAGGGGAGAATCATATCAAATAAGATTTTTGATTCAAAACTTACCAACGGTTTAAAAAACGAAGACTTTGCGATTCTGTACAGAACCAATGCTCAGTCTAGGGCTTTTGAGGAAGCTCTGCGAAAGATGAATATTAAGTATAGGATAATTGGAGGCCTATCTTTCTACCAAAGAAAGGAAATTAAAGACCTTTTAGCCTATCTACGATTTACGGTAAATCAGCAAGACGAAGAAGCATTTAAGCGAATTATAAACTTACCTAAAAGAGGAATAGGATCTACCTCAGTAGCCAAAGTAATGGTGTCAGCCGCCGAATCAGGGAAGTCTTTTTGGGAGGTGATATGTCATGCAAATGAGTTTATGACGGGTGCTGTGGTGCCTAAATTGTTAGGTTTTGGTGAGTTAATTCAGAGCTATACTTTAGAACTGGAAAAAGACCAAGATGCACATAGCTTAGCCACCCATATAGCTAAAACTACAGGTATATTACGCGAACTATATGCCGATAAAACGGTGGAAGGGCTAGCGAGGTATGAGAATATTCAGGAGCTACTTAACTCCGTAAAGCAGTTTGTGGATGATGATGAAAACGAGGATAAAAGCCTTACCTCTTTTCTGCAAACGGTGTCTTTATACAGTACGGCAGATGCCGATGATGAAGATGGCGATAGCGACAAAGTAACCATGATGACTATTCATGGGAGTAAGGGTTTGGAGTTTTCGCACGTTTTTGTGGTGGGTTTAGAGGAAAACCTTTTCCCATCGCAAATGATGCTTAATAACCGAGCAGATTTAGAAGAGGAACGCCGTCTGTTTTATGTGGCCATTACCAGAGCAGAGCAAGACCTAACGCTAAGTTATGCCGAAAGCCGCTATAACTGGGGACGACTGACTTACTGTGAGCCTAGCCGTTTCTTGTTAGAAATAGACGAGGAATACCTAGATATGCCAAAGGATACCAAGCCTACGGCAAAGCATTTTGGTAACGACAGCGATGTGCTACGATCTTTTAGGTCAAATGACAGTGGAGGAACCGGAAGTAGTAATAGTACGGGTAATAAAATGCCACCGACTAGACCTTTAAGTAGCAATACATCTGCAGCTTCAAAAAGAGAGCAGGTAATTAATAAGCTGAAACCTGTAAGTAGAGCGGTGCCGCAGGTGGAGCATAAACCATCAACCAACTTTGTGCCGAGTAGCCCTTCTGAGCTAAAAGCAGGAATAAAAGTGGAGCACGCCAAGTTTGGTTTTGGAAGAATAACCGCCATGGATATGATGGGCAACAGCCATAAAGCCACCGTGGTTTTTGATACGGTAGGTGAGAAAACGCTGCTGCTTAGTTTTGCTAAGTTGAGGGCGGTGGAGTAG
- a CDS encoding asparagine synthase-related protein produces MSKYLHIQQFNGPLTYPDLQPMLRKLGYTMLGNGQSFQQFGQKPKVVDRAKESWLLDIYPERDFFSIDNLDEIEGEFSGLYFHKMKYSVDLFRDAFGVKSLYYYFKDDLLIASNELRSILACLPKMPEINKSEIAAYFDADSDNDFVKEATFFQDIKRVLPGQRLHFRAGQIESSFFWQPNFNRTESPEELVKKFRERLQYVTLQRTEKQEKVAANLSGGLDSSSLCSIISKESNANLKGIFFDSEGSASFEKKYAKEVADSGSFNMTEVVLEDDLYASIRKITRLTCKPESMIIPSAIFLPIMNAAALHGGHILVSGHGGDSTVGYGHAYVKTLISRFKFKKLREVLLNKWLLKDEDDAEPFEEYFIQQVFSQSKGSKAIMALKMFLSTQFSYALLWQKIKSNLKKTGNDSNAFPPILNDFSFEQSKPSALENWYKSIKQAHHFNYVKNSLLGLGTQSMETLDAMSRQYNLVSTYPFLDKELLSLAANVPSELNFQNGYLRGTLRDAMKGVLPENVRVRTRKAAFNDFAYDSFYKLETKCSPIFTDQHLLWQYVNKTAYEQHIARIKNENIPLNEKGADLWKSFKVIYLGIWLNEFYTS; encoded by the coding sequence TTGTCAAAATACCTCCATATTCAGCAGTTTAATGGTCCGTTAACGTATCCAGACCTACAGCCGATGCTTCGCAAACTGGGCTATACCATGCTGGGCAATGGGCAATCTTTTCAACAATTTGGTCAAAAACCTAAAGTGGTCGATAGAGCCAAAGAAAGTTGGCTTTTAGATATTTACCCCGAAAGAGATTTCTTTAGTATTGACAACCTGGACGAAATAGAAGGCGAATTCTCTGGCCTTTACTTTCATAAAATGAAATATTCGGTAGACCTCTTCCGAGATGCTTTTGGGGTCAAAAGCCTTTACTATTATTTCAAAGACGACTTATTAATAGCTTCCAATGAGTTAAGATCTATTTTGGCATGTCTTCCTAAAATGCCAGAAATCAATAAAAGTGAAATAGCCGCCTACTTTGATGCAGATTCTGATAATGACTTCGTCAAAGAAGCTACCTTCTTTCAAGACATCAAAAGAGTTTTACCTGGTCAAAGATTACACTTTAGAGCAGGACAGATAGAAAGTAGTTTTTTCTGGCAACCTAACTTTAACAGAACAGAAAGCCCAGAAGAGCTGGTCAAAAAGTTTAGAGAACGACTTCAATATGTCACACTTCAAAGAACAGAAAAGCAAGAGAAAGTAGCTGCCAATTTAAGTGGTGGTTTGGATTCCTCCTCCCTCTGTTCCATCATCAGCAAAGAGTCAAACGCAAACCTAAAAGGTATTTTCTTTGATAGTGAAGGTTCTGCCTCTTTTGAAAAGAAATATGCCAAAGAAGTGGCGGATTCTGGCTCATTTAATATGACCGAAGTGGTTTTAGAAGATGACTTGTATGCCTCCATTCGGAAAATTACACGGCTCACCTGTAAACCAGAGAGCATGATTATTCCGTCCGCCATATTTCTTCCTATTATGAATGCCGCGGCATTACATGGCGGCCATATTTTGGTTTCAGGTCATGGTGGCGATAGCACCGTAGGTTATGGACATGCCTATGTGAAGACCCTAATAAGCCGCTTCAAGTTCAAAAAACTACGTGAAGTACTGCTTAACAAATGGCTCTTAAAAGACGAAGATGATGCCGAGCCTTTTGAAGAATATTTCATTCAACAAGTTTTCAGCCAGTCGAAAGGTTCAAAAGCCATAATGGCTTTGAAAATGTTTTTGTCTACCCAGTTTAGTTACGCTTTATTATGGCAAAAGATAAAATCGAATCTTAAAAAAACTGGAAACGATAGCAATGCCTTCCCTCCTATTTTAAACGATTTTAGTTTTGAGCAGTCAAAACCTTCCGCTTTAGAGAATTGGTATAAAAGCATCAAACAGGCACATCATTTTAATTATGTCAAAAACAGCCTTTTGGGCTTAGGCACCCAGTCCATGGAAACTTTGGACGCCATGAGTAGGCAGTATAACTTAGTCTCCACCTATCCTTTTTTAGACAAAGAACTGTTAAGCCTAGCGGCCAATGTTCCGTCAGAACTCAACTTTCAAAATGGATATTTACGTGGTACTTTAAGAGATGCCATGAAAGGAGTTTTACCTGAAAACGTAAGAGTCAGGACTAGAAAAGCAGCTTTTAATGATTTTGCTTATGACAGTTTCTATAAATTAGAGACAAAATGCAGCCCTATTTTTACGGACCAACATTTGCTCTGGCAATACGTTAATAAAACAGCATACGAACAACATATAGCTAGAATCAAAAACGAAAACATTCCACTAAACGAAAAAGGAGCTGACCTTTGGAAAAGCTTTAAAGTAATATATCTTGGTATATGGTTAAACGAATTTTATACTTCCTAG